A section of the Telopea speciosissima isolate NSW1024214 ecotype Mountain lineage chromosome 3, Tspe_v1, whole genome shotgun sequence genome encodes:
- the LOC122654922 gene encoding mitogen-activated protein kinase kinase 9-like: MEVVRQRRNHNLRLFLPDSSTQCRPHFPLPFPPTSSFSATTISQQEVDCLSDLEKLKVLGHGNGGTVYQVRHNHTSNIYALKVIRGNSDTTVHQQILNEMEILRHTDSPFIVRCNGIFHDPSGDTSILMEYMDGGTLDSLLKSHGTLSELSLSSIARQVLNGLEYLHSQKIVHRDIKPSNLLVNQKMEVKIADFGLSKMMSHNNTLQRCDSFVGTCAYMSPERLDQCTYDGYAADIWSFGLTLMELYVGHFPLLSIDQRSDMFTLMYAVCFEEPPSLPESASEEFQSFINCCLQKDSSKRWTVSQLLSHPFIARDLKIDHGKSSLELTRLEEGSNLNASSVVINDGTRSAKMQDVGVKLQIVRRINELKGKKMSSLVLVNSFNL, translated from the exons ATGGAAGTAGTAAGACAACGCCGGAATCACAATCTCCGCCTCTTCTTGCCCGACTCCTCCACCCAATGCCGCCCTCATTTCCCACTACCATTTCCCCCAACTTCCTCCTTCTCCGCCACCACCATATCCCAGCAAGAAGTCGATTGTCTCTCCGACCTGGAGAAACTCAAAGTGCTGGGCCATGGCAATGGCGGCACTGTCTACCAAGTCCGCCACAACCACACCTCCAACATCTACGCTCTCAAAGTCATTCGTGGAAACTCCGACACCACCGTCCATCAGCAGATCTTAAATGAGATGGAGATCCTACGCCATACAGACTCTCCCTTCATCGTCCGATGCAACGGTATTTTCCATGATCCCTCAGGCGACACCTCGATCCTCATGGAGTACATGGACGGTGGCACACTCGATTCTCTCCTCAAATCCCATGGAACCCTATCGGAGCTCTCACTGTCCTCCATCGCTCGCCAAGTCCTCAACGGTCTCGAATACCTTCACTCCCAAAAGATCGTCCACAGGGACATTAAGCCTTCGAATCTTCTTGTGAATCAGAAGATGGAAGTCAAGATTGCAGACTTCGGTTTGAGCAAGATGATGTCCCATAATAATACGCTTCAACGCTGCGATTCCTTTGTGGGTACATGTGCGTACATGAGCCCTGAGAGACTGGATCAATGCACCTACGACGGTTACGCTGCTGATATATGGAGTTTCGGACTTACCCTAATGGAGCTCTACGTGGGTCATTTCCCCTTGCTCTCTATTGACCAGAGATCCGACATGTTCACGCTTATGTACGCCGTTTGTTTTGAAGAACCACCGAGCCTGCCGGAAAGTGCTTCCGAGGAGTTTCAGAGCTTCATCAACTGTTGTTTGCAGAAGGATTCCAGTAAGAGATGGACAGTTTCACAGCTCTTGTCACATCCTTTTATAGCCA GGGATCTGAAAATTGATCATGGAAAATCCTCATTAGAGTTAACAAGGCTCGAAGAAGGAAGTAACCTG AATGCTTCATCTGTTGTAATCAATGATGGCACCAGATCTGCAAAAATGCAGGATGTGGGTGTGAAGCTGCAAATTGTgag GAGGATTAATGAGCtcaaggggaagaagatgagcaGCCTTGTGCTGGTCAATAGCTTCAATCTTTGA
- the LOC122653745 gene encoding mitogen-activated protein kinase kinase 9-like — MALVRQRRNLNLRLPLPDSADCRHRFPLPHPPTSLSSATTSGGAAAPTTISQEVDRLSDLEKLKVLGHGNGGTVYQVRHKRTSAIYALKVVHGDCDTTVRRQILREMEILRRTDSPFIVRCHGIFEKPSGDTAILMEYMDGGTLDSLLKSSGTLSELSLSSIARQVLNGLNYLHSQKIVHRDIKPANLLVNQKMEVKIADFGVSKIMCRMLEPCDSYVGTCAYMSPERFDPDTYGSNYNGYSADIWSLGLTLLELYVGHFPLLSPDQRPDWATLMCAICFGEPPSLPDCASEEFQSFINCCLQKDSSKRWSVSQLLSHPFCRQGSDGI, encoded by the coding sequence ATGGCACTAGTTAGACAACGCCGGAATCTCAATCTCCGCCTCCCTTTGCCGGACTCTGCTGACTGCCGCCATCGCTTCCCTCTTCCACACCCCCCAACATCGCTCTCCTCCGCCACTACTAGCGGTGGCGCCGCCGCACCCACCACCATATCCCAGGAAGTCGACCGCCTCTCTGACCTCGAGAAACTCAAAGTTCTCGGCCACGGTAATGGAGGAACTGTCTACCAAGTCCGCCACAAGCGAACCTCCGCCATCTACGCCCTCAAAGTCGTCCATGGAGACTGTGACACCACCGTCCGCCGCCAGATCTTACGCGAGATGGAGATCCTCCGCCGTACCGACTCTCCTTTCATCGTCCGGTGCCACGGGATTTTTGAGAAACCCTCCGGTGACACAGCGATTCTCATGGAGTACATGGACGGCGGCACACTCGATTCTCTCCTCAAATCCAGTGGAACCTTATCGGAGCTCTCACTCTCTTCCATCGCTCGCCAAGTCCTTAACGGTCTCAACTACCTTCACTCCCAGAAGATTGTCCACAGAGACATCAAGCCTGCGAATCTGCTGGTGAATCAGAAAATGGAGGTCAAGATTGCAGACTTCGGGGTCAGCAAGATCATGTGCCGTATGCTCGAACCATGCGACTCTTATGTGGGTACCTGTGCATACATGAGCCCTGAGAGGTTCGATCCAGACACCTACGGTTCCAACTACAACGGCTACTCTGCGGATATCTGGAGTTTGGGGCTTACGCTATTGGAGCTCTACGTGGGTCATTTCCCCTTGCTATCTCCAGACCAGAGACCCGATTGGGCCACACTAATGTGCGCCATATGTTTCGGAGAACCTCCGAGCTTGCCCGACTGTGCTTCGGAGGAGTTTCAGAGCTTCATCAATTGTTGTTTGCAGAAGGATTCCAGTAAGAGATGGAGTGTTTCGCAGCTCTTATCACACCCCTTTTGTCGGCAAGGATCTGATGGGATCTGA